A genomic region of Blastocatellia bacterium contains the following coding sequences:
- a CDS encoding tyrosine-type recombinase/integrase has product MAVRKIGQRWYYDFRIRRSRYRGVIPEARTKAQAETAEVRIRNQVFDRKYNTQADTLTLAEFIENVYLPWARLNKRRPINDELYCKTFREFFGKKTFAQISPLLIERFKKERRESLTIHGKQRSPASVNRELEVLSRILSMAVDNGIIESNPARKVKKLRLDNMRKRYLTLEEEQRLFAVLTGRRSHLKPVVVLAIHTGMRRGELLGLRWQNVDFARGLIYVTNTKTGHDREVPMNSLVRETLLELQRAGGEHEYVFTNSKTGINLSEVKRGFTSACRDAEINDLRFHDLRHTTGTRLADAGTDAFAIAEVLGHRSLQTTKRYTHATDLRKMRAVEALASYSEQSGQKMVKTEEGAA; this is encoded by the coding sequence ATGGCTGTAAGAAAGATCGGTCAGCGGTGGTATTACGACTTCCGCATCCGGAGGTCAAGATACCGGGGAGTGATCCCCGAGGCCCGCACGAAAGCGCAGGCCGAGACCGCAGAAGTCAGGATCAGAAATCAGGTCTTTGACAGAAAGTACAACACGCAGGCGGATACGCTGACGCTTGCCGAATTCATCGAGAATGTTTACTTGCCCTGGGCGCGGCTCAACAAGAGACGCCCAATAAATGACGAGCTCTACTGCAAAACGTTCAGGGAGTTCTTCGGCAAGAAAACATTCGCGCAAATCTCTCCTCTCCTAATTGAAAGATTCAAGAAGGAGCGGCGGGAGTCGCTGACAATTCACGGCAAGCAAAGGAGCCCTGCTTCGGTGAACAGGGAGCTTGAAGTATTGTCCAGAATCCTCTCGATGGCTGTGGACAACGGCATTATCGAGAGCAACCCTGCACGAAAGGTCAAGAAGCTCAGGCTGGACAATATGCGAAAACGCTACCTGACGCTAGAAGAAGAGCAGAGGTTGTTTGCCGTCCTCACCGGCAGGCGATCCCACTTAAAGCCTGTGGTGGTGTTGGCCATCCACACGGGAATGCGCAGAGGCGAGCTATTGGGTTTGAGGTGGCAGAACGTGGACTTCGCACGAGGGCTGATCTATGTGACCAACACAAAGACCGGCCACGACAGGGAGGTGCCGATGAATTCTCTAGTTCGTGAAACGCTGCTGGAACTGCAACGCGCCGGAGGAGAACACGAGTATGTGTTCACCAACTCGAAGACAGGGATCAACCTGTCGGAAGTCAAGCGAGGGTTTACGAGCGCTTGCAGGGACGCCGAGATTAACGACCTGAGATTTCACGATCTAAGGCACACCACCGGCACTAGGCTGGCCGACGCAGGAACAGATGCGTTTGCGATTGCCGAGGTGCTGGGCCACAGAAGCCTCCAGACCACCAAGCGGTACACACATGCCACAGATCTCAGGAAAATGAGGGCGGTGGAAGCGCTGGCAAGCTACTCTGAGCAGAGTGGTCAAAAGATGGTCAAAACAGAAGAAGGGGCAGCCTGA
- a CDS encoding site-specific integrase, protein MARRRSYQKGNVQWHNRQWTVRYWELDHQTGQWSLKRAKLEGCYDKNNKKAALKAAGPFMERINEQNNNPRKQTKGETFRGFVEGLWKSYQENQQLQPSTIYSYQSMIKTHLMPAFGDRRLSDITPADMTVFFDGLRGKASPKYASNLYALLNTMFEVAHQYEVIESKPLKSKLHKPKYEAEEKPVLSVEVLRAIIDQVPQEYKVLFVLLATTGLRLGECLGLCWLNFDFTTRELSITHSLWRGTLKPPKTKASERVLRLPVVLSDLLRQERMKSAFTRPHDFIFCRADGSPFDPDHLRNVVLYPAMDALGIERSDREFGFHIFRHTAGSVAYAKTRNLKGVQKALGHSRESTTSDIYVHVDTEAVGDMIEVVAAELLNNCDLLVTWSSEKAS, encoded by the coding sequence ATGGCTCGACGAAGAAGCTACCAGAAGGGAAATGTCCAATGGCATAACCGGCAGTGGACAGTCAGGTATTGGGAGCTGGACCACCAAACTGGCCAGTGGTCATTGAAACGCGCCAAGCTGGAAGGCTGCTACGACAAAAACAACAAGAAAGCAGCGCTCAAAGCAGCCGGCCCGTTCATGGAGCGGATCAATGAGCAGAACAACAACCCACGTAAGCAGACTAAAGGCGAGACGTTCCGCGGCTTCGTTGAAGGGTTGTGGAAGTCTTACCAGGAGAACCAGCAGTTGCAACCCTCAACCATCTACAGCTACCAGAGCATGATTAAAACGCATCTCATGCCGGCGTTCGGCGACAGACGTCTGAGCGACATCACGCCTGCCGACATGACGGTGTTTTTTGATGGCTTGCGAGGCAAGGCTTCACCCAAGTACGCCTCTAACTTGTATGCCCTGTTGAACACAATGTTTGAGGTTGCCCACCAGTACGAGGTGATCGAATCGAAGCCGCTGAAAAGCAAGCTCCATAAGCCGAAGTACGAGGCCGAAGAGAAACCCGTGCTTTCAGTAGAAGTGCTGAGGGCGATCATCGACCAAGTTCCACAAGAATACAAGGTGTTGTTTGTTTTGCTGGCGACCACGGGGTTACGGTTGGGCGAGTGCCTCGGCCTGTGCTGGTTGAATTTCGACTTCACGACGCGAGAGCTGTCGATCACGCATAGCCTCTGGCGGGGCACGCTAAAGCCACCGAAGACGAAAGCCAGCGAGCGCGTCCTGCGCCTACCAGTCGTGCTGTCGGATCTACTCAGGCAGGAGAGAATGAAGTCGGCATTTACTCGACCACATGACTTCATCTTCTGCCGAGCGGATGGTTCGCCGTTCGACCCCGATCACCTGAGAAACGTCGTGTTGTATCCCGCAATGGATGCGCTCGGCATTGAACGATCAGACAGGGAGTTCGGCTTCCACATCTTCAGGCACACGGCTGGGAGCGTGGCCTATGCAAAGACGCGCAACCTCAAGGGGGTTCAGAAGGCGCTGGGCCACTCGCGTGAATCAACGACCTCAGACATCTACGTGCATGTGGATACAGAGGCGGTCGGCGACATGATTGAGGTGGTGGCTGCCGAGCTCTTGAACAATTGTGACCTACTTGTGACCTGGAGCAGTGAGAAGGCGAGTTAA
- a CDS encoding toll/interleukin-1 receptor domain-containing protein produces MFEPESLSNLRSTCCDCSTIINGLHQNELILIDNQSAADYISAARSLRFTVMANQKHLDILKQSIEVWNRWRRKNPKITPDLSGANLVDADLSGATLIGANLSQATLIGVNLSGRNFSSQNLSGADLRQADLSDADLRDADLSGADLSSAGLRDAKLAGATIDGTTFANNDLSCTRGLEVVEPVGPSHISTNTLVKSKGQISESFLRGCGLSDWEIESAKLYNPDLSNEEINNIQYKTHDLRVLQAIQISPLFISYSHNDVAFVDTIEKHLTKQGIRFWRDVHHAVAGRLERQIDAAIYLNDVVLLVLSEHSTSSDWVEHEARKAREKEKKTGKDALCPVALDDSWKTCRWPERLREQIMEYNILDFSNWQDDVYFQRMFGKLLEGLNLFYK; encoded by the coding sequence TTGTTTGAGCCTGAGAGTCTGTCGAATCTGCGTTCGACCTGCTGCGATTGTAGCACGATTATCAATGGCCTGCACCAAAATGAACTGATTCTCATTGACAACCAAAGTGCCGCTGATTACATTAGCGCCGCCCGTTCATTGAGGTTCACAGTAATGGCCAATCAAAAGCATCTCGACATACTCAAGCAAAGCATAGAGGTGTGGAATAGATGGAGGAGAAAGAATCCTAAGATAACGCCAGACCTCAGTGGCGCAAACCTCGTTGACGCAGACCTTAGTGGCGCAACTCTCATCGGCGCAAACCTCAGCCAGGCAACCCTCATCGGCGTAAACCTCAGCGGCAGGAACTTTAGTAGCCAAAACCTCAGCGGCGCAGACCTCCGCCAAGCAGACCTCAGCGACGCTGACCTCCGCGATGCCGACCTAAGCGGCGCAGACCTCAGCAGCGCAGGCTTGCGAGATGCAAAACTAGCTGGTGCTACAATCGACGGGACGACTTTTGCTAATAACGATCTTTCCTGTACCAGAGGACTAGAAGTGGTCGAACCTGTAGGCCCTTCACATATCAGCACCAATACACTTGTCAAATCAAAGGGTCAAATTTCCGAATCGTTCCTGCGCGGCTGCGGTTTAAGTGATTGGGAAATAGAGAGCGCGAAATTATATAATCCTGATTTGAGCAACGAGGAAATCAACAACATTCAATACAAAACCCATGATCTTCGGGTGCTGCAAGCTATTCAAATCAGCCCGCTATTCATCTCCTACAGTCACAACGATGTTGCATTTGTAGATACGATTGAAAAGCATCTCACCAAGCAAGGTATCCGCTTCTGGCGTGACGTGCATCATGCCGTCGCCGGGCGGCTCGAACGTCAGATCGATGCAGCCATCTATCTGAACGATGTTGTCTTGCTCGTCCTATCAGAACATTCGACCTCTAGCGACTGGGTAGAGCATGAAGCCAGGAAAGCGCGGGAAAAGGAAAAGAAGACCGGCAAAGATGCACTCTGTCCCGTCGCCTTAGACGATAGCTGGAAGACCTGCCGCTGGCCTGAGCGATTGCGCGAGCAGATCATGGAGTACAATATTCTCGACTTCTCGAATTGGCAGGATGATGTTTACTTTCAAAGGATGTTTGGCAAGCTATTGGAAGGCTTGAATCTCTTCTACAAGTAA
- a CDS encoding helix-turn-helix transcriptional regulator, with protein sequence MTEKVEEQTLGKAIRKARAEAGLSLRKLAGQLSKHPSYISDIENDNRVPSEAVLQDLSTILNINFDHLMALAGRLGEGTVEYVRKHPTAGVILRLISAADLQEEDLRKLLQATERICRNKGVDAKSKVRSGKVKQVV encoded by the coding sequence ATGACTGAAAAAGTAGAGGAACAGACTCTCGGAAAAGCCATCCGCAAAGCCAGGGCTGAAGCCGGCCTCAGTTTGAGGAAGCTTGCCGGCCAATTGTCTAAACATCCTTCCTATATCAGCGATATAGAAAACGATAATAGGGTTCCCTCCGAAGCGGTGCTTCAGGATCTGTCAACAATCCTGAATATCAACTTTGATCATTTGATGGCTTTGGCAGGGCGTCTGGGCGAAGGTACCGTGGAATATGTGAGAAAGCATCCTACGGCGGGTGTCATCCTGAGATTGATATCAGCCGCCGACTTGCAAGAAGAAGACCTCAGAAAGCTCCTACAAGCTACGGAGCGGATCTGCCGGAATAAAGGAGTGGATGCGAAAAGCAAGGTTCGCTCCGGTAAGGTAAAGCAGGTGGTTTAA
- a CDS encoding helix-turn-helix domain-containing protein, with translation MDNQLTLPQFLTVEEVAQLLRVSPRSVYDWVSQGTIPHRKAGRRTIFLADDVLVWTQNNSRNAS, from the coding sequence ATGGATAATCAGCTCACCCTACCCCAATTCCTCACCGTAGAGGAAGTGGCCCAACTCCTGCGGGTCTCGCCGCGCTCGGTCTATGACTGGGTGTCCCAGGGCACGATCCCCCATCGCAAGGCAGGACGCCGGACTATCTTTTTAGCCGACGATGTCCTGGTCTGGACGCAAAATAATTCTCGCAACGCCTCATGA
- a CDS encoding type IV secretion system DNA-binding domain-containing protein gives MGIFKKLFKSPPPEPAKPQYPALERCSAKLEALLEGEAERLRALGIPIPEIKTDAVIRKDTYTQSADGKSWTGTATFLFFPTFALPPHLMFRVQRLPNKRYVENEFELYLVYFVSADAETIKQIEQEFEDGSLPALVENNRGQWLNRDPYALYKAVMKKKSIWDRNPEMRWTADEKDLKDISKHHSYIPPLEVVEGMTPDEMTLFHRRYLLCNWLSAFISDTEEKEMFSRRRSYDNDQIYIGAPSYSVSHSMLHEASLPSRDLPEHVVWLKITPALDSRPAVMRQFLDSLREIPRPILFEIVSHQGSIYFQLMCAAQDHNFIERQLQLYFPSFTIAELPNAVTTAPLYSFDAYPYSSTESFKTSTDFTIDPNQQLFTILADTAPHDYTSVQFCFAPLDKKTIRMFIDFAKAESVSDRALKPLEKIQPAWLAGLRVFASQPATLEAIKTTFLKQFEALQKQWTILETKRLPSKDQRTSPWGIVNTAELVTFAHFPDKTVQCDLLETAQMKAKLPPDLYTKKGVVIGTSTARGQTKTVTIPDSVRDRHAYVVGKSGTGKSTLLFNCIRQDIERGNGVAVIDPHGDLVEEVLRYIPQERIEDTIYFNTADKEHPIGLNILNAQDEDEIGLLADDLLITFKRLSESWGERMENILRYSFHSLLRAEGATFLDLKTLLQNPDYRQQVAASSNNRMLRDFWALEYPNYPKDAAQPILNRMSKFSLSPTLTGILGQPDSSLNFFDVIQNKKILLVNISKGQIGEDTAQLLGSLIVSQLQLAIMRRAAMPKEARDPYYLYVDEFQNFTTSAFEKILSEARKYKLCLTLAHQYISQLDERTKNAILANIGTIVMFQSYPADAQALRPELGQYEPTDVTNLNTASHEALCKPSTQSKDTFMLQTLARPPKPESHAKQIIEYTRENYATTPISYDAPAVGHSPAPQAVAPAIHYPTRPARALPKEFANQGDRILHYVSQAEWLATPQIHQLCYSHVKEESRKSNASRDLKALLETKRVKFQNFGKEKIYYTGRQPNPTTHNYSIRDLFAKILASDYELAEVNFFPQLPGLTPDLAVSFLNDDGSQTKTFWEYDAGTEGIAELLKKVSRYDLLAKDSLVVFVFNTKERCGSLSRQQELHA, from the coding sequence GTGGGCATCTTTAAGAAGCTTTTTAAATCGCCTCCGCCTGAACCTGCCAAACCTCAATATCCAGCTTTAGAGCGATGCTCAGCTAAGTTAGAAGCGTTGCTAGAAGGAGAAGCCGAGCGGCTTCGGGCGCTCGGAATCCCGATCCCTGAAATAAAAACTGACGCGGTTATACGGAAAGATACATACACACAAAGCGCTGACGGAAAATCTTGGACCGGCACAGCCACGTTCTTGTTTTTCCCCACCTTTGCCCTGCCGCCGCACCTAATGTTTAGAGTGCAGAGACTTCCCAATAAGCGTTATGTTGAAAATGAATTTGAACTGTACCTGGTCTACTTTGTCAGTGCTGATGCCGAGACCATTAAGCAGATCGAGCAAGAATTTGAAGACGGAAGTTTGCCCGCATTAGTAGAAAACAACCGAGGGCAATGGTTAAACCGCGACCCCTATGCACTGTATAAGGCAGTAATGAAGAAAAAGAGTATTTGGGATCGGAACCCCGAAATGAGATGGACAGCAGATGAAAAAGACCTAAAGGATATATCTAAGCACCATTCTTATATACCACCGCTTGAAGTAGTCGAAGGAATGACCCCCGACGAGATGACCCTATTTCACCGGCGCTATTTATTGTGTAATTGGCTCAGTGCGTTCATCAGCGACACCGAAGAAAAAGAAATGTTTTCGCGCCGCCGCTCTTATGATAATGATCAAATATATATTGGTGCTCCATCATACTCAGTATCACACTCAATGCTTCACGAAGCTTCCCTGCCCTCCAGGGACTTACCAGAGCACGTGGTGTGGCTCAAAATCACCCCGGCCCTTGATTCACGGCCAGCGGTGATGCGTCAATTTTTAGATAGCCTGCGAGAGATTCCACGTCCTATTCTCTTTGAGATCGTCAGCCACCAAGGAAGCATTTATTTCCAATTGATGTGCGCCGCTCAAGACCACAACTTCATTGAGCGCCAGCTCCAATTATATTTCCCTTCGTTTACAATAGCGGAGCTTCCTAATGCAGTAACCACCGCGCCGCTTTATTCCTTTGATGCCTACCCTTATTCTTCTACCGAAAGCTTCAAAACGAGCACGGATTTTACGATTGACCCTAACCAGCAGCTCTTTACCATTCTTGCTGACACCGCTCCACACGACTACACCAGTGTACAATTTTGCTTTGCACCACTCGATAAAAAAACGATTCGGATGTTCATTGATTTTGCTAAGGCCGAAAGTGTTTCTGACCGAGCATTGAAGCCCCTGGAAAAAATCCAGCCTGCCTGGTTAGCGGGCCTGCGTGTTTTTGCCAGCCAGCCAGCGACATTAGAGGCAATCAAAACAACCTTCCTTAAGCAATTTGAGGCCCTACAAAAACAGTGGACCATTTTAGAGACCAAACGGCTACCATCCAAAGACCAACGTACAAGCCCTTGGGGAATTGTGAACACTGCTGAATTAGTTACCTTTGCCCACTTCCCGGATAAGACTGTCCAATGTGATTTGTTGGAGACTGCCCAAATGAAAGCCAAGCTGCCGCCCGACCTCTACACCAAAAAAGGCGTTGTTATTGGCACGTCCACCGCACGCGGCCAAACCAAGACCGTTACCATTCCTGATTCAGTGCGCGACCGCCACGCCTATGTAGTGGGCAAATCTGGGACTGGCAAATCTACCCTGCTCTTTAACTGCATCCGGCAGGACATCGAGCGCGGCAATGGTGTGGCCGTCATTGATCCACACGGCGACTTGGTTGAAGAAGTGCTGCGCTACATCCCCCAGGAACGCATCGAAGATACGATTTACTTCAACACTGCCGACAAAGAACACCCGATAGGCTTAAACATCTTGAACGCCCAGGACGAGGATGAAATCGGGCTATTGGCCGATGACCTGCTCATCACCTTTAAGCGGTTGAGTGAATCGTGGGGCGAGCGAATGGAAAACATTTTGCGCTATAGCTTCCATTCGCTACTGCGGGCCGAGGGCGCCACGTTCCTCGACCTCAAAACCTTGCTCCAAAACCCGGACTACCGGCAGCAGGTGGCCGCTTCATCAAACAACCGGATGCTGCGCGATTTTTGGGCGCTTGAATATCCTAATTACCCCAAAGACGCAGCCCAGCCGATCCTAAACCGGATGAGCAAGTTTTCACTCTCCCCTACCCTGACCGGCATCCTTGGCCAGCCCGATTCGAGCCTCAATTTTTTTGACGTGATCCAGAATAAGAAAATCCTGTTGGTCAATATCTCAAAGGGGCAAATCGGAGAGGACACGGCGCAGCTCTTAGGCTCGCTCATTGTCTCCCAGCTCCAGCTCGCGATTATGCGCCGCGCCGCGATGCCCAAAGAAGCACGAGACCCGTACTATCTCTACGTTGATGAGTTCCAGAACTTCACCACGAGCGCCTTTGAGAAAATTTTAAGCGAAGCCCGAAAATACAAGCTCTGCCTGACCCTGGCCCACCAGTACATTTCCCAGCTCGACGAGCGCACCAAAAACGCGATCCTGGCCAACATAGGGACGATTGTGATGTTTCAGTCGTATCCGGCAGACGCGCAGGCCCTACGGCCAGAATTAGGCCAATACGAGCCAACTGACGTAACCAACCTGAACACGGCCAGCCACGAAGCCCTGTGTAAGCCCTCGACCCAGAGCAAAGACACCTTTATGCTCCAGACCCTCGCGCGGCCGCCGAAGCCTGAAAGCCACGCCAAGCAGATTATCGAATACACCCGCGAGAACTACGCCACCACGCCGATCAGCTACGACGCGCCGGCAGTCGGCCACTCCCCTGCTCCCCAAGCCGTAGCGCCGGCGATCCACTACCCGACGCGGCCAGCTAGGGCGCTGCCCAAAGAGTTTGCAAACCAGGGCGACAGAATCTTGCACTACGTCAGCCAGGCCGAGTGGCTGGCCACCCCGCAGATTCACCAGCTTTGCTACTCGCACGTCAAAGAAGAATCGCGCAAGTCAAACGCCAGCCGCGACCTGAAAGCCCTACTCGAAACCAAGCGGGTCAAGTTTCAAAATTTTGGCAAAGAAAAAATCTACTACACCGGGCGGCAGCCCAATCCAACCACGCACAATTATTCAATCCGCGATTTATTTGCCAAAATTTTGGCGAGCGATTACGAACTGGCCGAGGTCAATTTCTTCCCGCAGCTCCCCGGCCTCACGCCCGATCTGGCGGTTTCATTTTTGAATGATGACGGATCGCAGACCAAAACATTTTGGGAGTATGACGCCGGCACAGAAGGTATTGCAGAGCTGCTAAAAAAAGTGTCGCGCTATGATTTATTGGCCAAGGATTCTCTCGTGGTGTTTGTGTTCAATACCAAAGAAAGGTGCGGCAGTTTATCAAGGCAGCAGGAGCTACACGCATAG